taaccgaaatACCAAAATCGTAAACTGCACCGAAAAaccaaaatttaataatttaaaaaccgCACACCGACCGAATAACCGATTAAACCGAAATCGAAAAACCGAAATTCACCGTTCGGCCGGTATTATGCCTACCCCTTGttccgagggtgcgagcgagtccgttttatgatttcaaacttgttggtatgtttggacggggcctcggatTCCATTCGGATGATGCACAGCGGTCGTTTGGCCTTGGGTGAGCAGCTGAACCAtccagcttctggtgcaatcacacctgcagaGGGTCAGCTGCAAGtacgagctcacagaagcgagccagCAGCCGCAGAAGCATCCCAACAGGAGCAGCCCAAGAACTGCAGATGCGAGTGAgtgtgcgcacctgcgaacgcacaGGTGCGATGGAGGAAACCACGGATGCGGCCAAAATCGCAGGAGCGGCACGCGCGTCGCAAGAGCAGACCCCCAGAAGCGGGCCAATGGTCCGCAAATGTGGACGTAGGCCAACTGggcttggccgcatctgcgatgatttTCAGCAGatgcagagccgcagaagcggccaaccctccgcaggtgcgaaaatcactggAGGCAGAATGGtttatttaatacgggacttagacgattttgactcattttctttcacctcttgggcgattttggagctcttggagatgggttttcacctagcactttgaggtaagtaatttctatacaatataagttaaatagattatgggtagattttaacatgtaaaattatgaaaaatcatgggtttagatgaaaaacctaggtttttgatacaaatgggatttaaccatgaAAAATGGTTAGggaattgagtaaaaattatatatttgagttcgtgaggttatgggtaacaactttatttgaaaatttccggaatccaggcacgtgggcctagGGATGattttaggaatccttcaattggggttgggtaatcactctaatagttagaatatgaacttttgaacatgtattgattaatttatataacatttgactaattTTGGATTGTTTGGCATCGAGTTAGGGCTTTAGAGCGAAATTTATGACCGGAAAGTGAgccttgagatgaggtaagtctcttgtctaaccttgtaagagggaatttgcCCCATATATGATTTACATTAATATTTGCTtataattgtggggggctacatacgcacgaggtgacgagagtccgtgtgtagctactatttatgcttatgtccgggaagtttaggacccaaatcatgaattacttgttatgttgcgccctacttgttaatttaagtgcctaaattatattagaacttgttagaggaattgtaaaagacgGAATTTCACTTACTTAAATTTTTAGCGGATTACTTGACCGTAAATggaacattattattattattgtgtattagccttgttataacgtttaagtcaaatacttataaagtatcctctcttcttgtggagcgggccgaatgcctcgacagtagataaatgcatctatggatcgtgccgcacgttccTCAGCAGTGcacacgttattctggatcgggccatacgacctcggcataaatcgtgcctaATCATACTCGGAGCCTAATCATACATATTATTTTGTGGCTTATGAGGTTACACTTATTAACGACGAGAATTTATTTGGGACTTATTAATTTATGAAAGAATTATTCGCACCTGCTTGTTAATGAGTTATTATAATTATTTACATACCTCATGCTtgtttagaatttctgtatttataTTGTTAGccattagtaagtgtcgaagtcgacccctcgttacaacttcttcgaggttagactcgatacttactgggtacatattgtttatgtactcacgctacacttctgtactaatcgtgcaggatctgaggcaggtgcatttggCGGTCTTACCGACGCGCATCtcagatatcccgaggcctagtggtgggctgctttctgagccgttctgcagctccTAGAGTCTCTCTTctgtatttacattctgtctactttatattcaggcagtagttagagttttgtatattctactagttgctcatacacttgtgataccggatcTTGGCGCACACACTGGTAGACTTTATGATTTTGGAGTACTTATATCACTATGTTTGCCATTCAGTTGTCTAcgcttcattaattaaattttctactccttaatttcttattaaatagaATTTAACTacttggaaacttattaaaaTGAGGAATAACCTGTTTAATTCACTGTTGGCTTTTCTAGCGGTAGCgctgggcgccatcacagcccataggagaaattgggtcatgacaacatggtatccgAGCACTAgattcacataggtctcacaagttatgagcaggcctaatagagtcttgcggatcggtgtggagacgtctgtacttatcttcgagacgctataaggtgttaggaaactactctttcttcatctcctatcgtacaGTTGATAtggtactaagtatctttctcttattctctcatatatggtgagaacacgcacaacggatgttccagaccagggaggagctgctcccctcATTGCTAGAGATCGAGGCCGAGGGAGGACTTTAGCCCATTGTATAGGATGAGGACGTCCCTGAGTTGCTCTAGCTATTccaccagcggatccagtagAGGTagctattattgaggagcagggcgagatacctgcagcagagccagccccgatggatttcatgtccgcgccaggtttccaggaggtcatgggtcgtatgctacggttcatggatactatgacccaggctggtttatttccagcagacccagccacatctcaggcgggagggggagtaCATACCCCTACCGCTCAAGCTCCAGGGCATGTATTTGCCGTATATCAAACCCCAGGCGCACTACCCATAGGCGGAGCTCATCCAGTTatagcagctatacctgagcccagaccagctacgGCCGAcgatccgcagaagctattggacagatggaccaggcttcatcctcttgtctttggaggtgaatgacatgaggacccccaggactttattgatcggtgcagggacagactacacaacatgaggatattggaatcccatggggtggatttttttactttttagctggagggcagggctcgTAGGTGGTGCAAGTCATATCTCctcggcagaccagcagatttacctcccatgacttgggaccagtttacccgtattttcctggatagATATATCCctccctctcagagggaagagttacgagTTCAGTTCGATCAGCTCCAGCAGGGTGAGTTGTCAGTGACCGAATATGAGGAGAGGTTCtctaagttgtctcgccatgcacttatgatcaTTCCCACTGATATAAAGAAAgtgtggaggtttgttgcgggtttgcacACTGGAATTCAGGCCaccatggcccgagaggttgagatgaggacttcttacgagctagttgtagagataaCTCAGAGGATCAAGGGTGTACGTCAGGGTAGCCAAGAGCAGGCTACGAGGGATAAGAGGtttcgatattctggagagttcagaggtgccccggCTTAGGGCaagggtcagttcgtgagaggtcagtctagcaggcccacatatccagcaccgcctcctcctcggggtgctccagtgcgaccttatttcagcgccatgccagagagttcctaccgcccaccagatATTAAGGGCTCCTCCAATAGGTATTCAatccatcagggtcagacttcaggtcagcaacCCACCGTACCGAGGAGTTGTTTCGACTGCGAGGATCTCAGTCAAATGCGGAGGTtcttccccaggcttcggggcaaggaaGTGCAGTAGGATCAGcaacctatgattacagcaccagctgccccacTAACCGTCCAGCCGCCCAGAGGCGgggggcaggtgggtaggggccgtcatAGAGGTGGAAGCCAGTCGGGTGGAGGctagtcaggtggcgctccagccaggttctatgctttttcggccagacccgATGTAGTGGCCTCAAATGCCCTAATCACAGTATTATTTCTgtatgcggtagggatgctttagTACTATTTGACCCatgatctacttattcatatgtttcatctctgtttgctcatttcctgggtgttcctcgtgagtccttgggtactcttatctatgtgtccactcctgtggccgattctattgttgtggatcggatctaccggtcctgcattgttacattctgtggttatgagactagagcgaatattctattgctcgatatgactgactttgaggtcatcatgggcatggactagggatctccatatcacgccgtccttgatttccatgccaagactattaccttggcgatgccaaagttgcctagattagagtggaatgGTTCGtctatcagtgcatctagtcgggttatctatTTTATGAAGGCTTAACATATGatacaaagcatggagaaatcaaaaagggagaaaataaatgtcatgatcaagaaaaagtaatgctaagtctctctagttccccaaggaaaagaaagtgcatCAAAGAATTAGCAAAGCATAAGCCGAGAACAAAAAAAATGGAGTGCtgaaggaaagatgaacccgatCTACCATAGTAtattcaaccttagtccaaaagccttcattacattccgaaaaaagccctacgtgatttcaagccgagtaagcTTGCATTAGTGGCGATCAACATGAGGGGCAAgtctatggtacttaaagccgtaccTGCGACATtatcttgagagagatgagtgaacctttcacaaatattcttggattgagtgctaaatctCTTAAGTAAGATAGGCAAACGGAGAGAATAAAAGGAGGTGTTTTggatccaaaatgacctacatgaaatagcgagcttccttgatgaataaagtcaactcttgatgcacaagtgtcacattagaactgtatgtgcataaaagtttaacttgtcgccttgttgataatacataaatagtgtgggtaattattggtcccaattgatgtgtgaatgactcGCCTTTGATTGGCTGGAATggcccttaacttgtggaggtgggaactattttatttgcttgaggacaagcaaaaacttaagtttgggggagttgataagtggggattttgactacttattagcgccttttagcttttgttttagtctaaaagcattgaattgtgttcctgaaactgatgaaatgtgctaaattgcaggaatgttatAAGATGGACTCCCAATATAAAATCTGACTCAAAAAgaagtaatctaaactcaagataataaaaggcacagaagcttacaaagtgcggaccgcagaattccatctgcggccacaGATGATGAAGTAAAGCCCAGCAGACTTttgtgcaaattgcggaccgcacatgaattatgcggccgcaaaagctgggctaggaacaaagttcagagaatgtacAAATTCCCAAGTTCCAAGTCCCtcagaattgcggaccgcacaggaattgtgtggccgcagaagaccAAGTTGCGGCCGTAGTTTTAAATCTGCGGACTGCAGAAAGACTGCCTCACGACCGCAGATcagatttgtgcggccgcagacctCCAGATCCTGACAACTTGAAgaagagtttcacaaaattaggaaaacttttgacatcagcaactaCAATAGCCGTTTctctttgcttcttttagtagtttttcatattttgagatattttaacatagattctATCATTTTGATTTTACAGTATGAGTTTAATaagcatttcttcttctatttcttcaatttcaagcatgagtagctagagttttactagggttgtgacccaactctagtgtgtaaaccttatgggtgtttaatttgatgcttgtttatggttgggagtttattatttagccttattcatgctttaatttgtggaattaatggttgcaagcattaaatcatgcctatttgacttagtctctacttgagaaagagagacttagtctagaaaagcttggctaacaagaaattgggtcaatcgagagattattaatcccaattaaagggttcaacctagagatagtaataacccgacttgagcttttatcaaccattttgtgcaatacctatttggacttgagaaagccaaattgggtaaaatcactctctgaccgagaggtattgagtaggtaattgagagttgatagctataatacacctcgatcaacaaaacaagcattaaggtctatataccattaggcaaacacctaggtgatggtcatagccctaggctttttacaaaacttgaaaaacaaaaaaataatttcttagtttcatttcttaactttgcaatcttagtttaaaataGACATAGAAATAAccccaatttgtggaagtgtaaattgaggtagttcaaactcacgtactacaatatatactcataactcccatatatagcttcctatggaaatcgaccccgactattgttgggtactattattgcaatcgaccgtttcagaaccttaatttgaggtgtgaaattggacgagatcaatttttggggCCATTGCAGGGGATCGAATCCGGGTCACCCGCGTGATAGGCGGGAATATGTTTGCACTTGAATTACAACTGACACCTACTTTTTCTTTGTACAAAAAATGGTTAGATCTCGAGGTAGAGGTgatacttcaaaggggaggggtgaaccttccagggATCGAGGCAAGAGTGCTTTAAccctcgccctccaaaagatAATCACAAAGAAGGTTATAGCCGGCCGAGTGAGAAATGCAGAGCCCTCTGAATCCAGTTCTtatgtcccatctagggaagcataAGAGGGCAACTGGGTTCAAGAGCAGTCGATTGTCCAATCAAAGCCACCAGGAAGGTATCAACTCTAGGACGAGCCTTCCACAACTCAGAGCACTTCTGAGGATGCagaaagtgctagtcaggcttccgagccctcctctacacctgTCCTTGAGGCACCAACGACAACAGTTGATGACATCCTcgatgatggcagagggggagatgTTACGGTTGTAGGCCTTGAGCGgtcgaaaaagaaagagaagtggGAGGACAGATTCATCAGTTTGGCTGCCTTCTCTAGTTTTCGTGAGTGGTGGCtagtgagatcgctcactcttgagtgtCAGTTCCAATTGAAAGATCTTGAAAAGTACAATCCGACAGTTTTGAGGCAGTTTTGAGAGCGGAAGgagtggatgtggttcacccagagcgtAATGGACACAAAGGAATACCTTGTTCAGGAGTTCTACGCCAATATGGaacatatcaagaaagggaccaAGGTAACTAAAGTGAGGAACCTGAAGGTGTGTTTTGACCAACACACATTGAacacctacttggggtttgatgatgttgagccCACACAGTATTTGGAGAAGTTTGCAATGGGGGATGCAGCTCGCCtgtggctagctgagattctggcaGCTCctaggccaccaccaccatggatcacaacaggggtATCTATTTACATAAACACCATGAGTTTCGAGGTAAAGAGGTGGAAGACCTTTGTAAGCAGCCGACTGGACCCGAGTCAGAATGAGACATACCTTCTCATCCCGCgggcagttctagtcgcctccatcatggccgggtacccgatcaatgtgggtgacgtgatgtcggccaacatatcTGTGGTTGCCAGGCAAGCTGATACCTCATATCCGTATTCCAATACCATTATTGAGTATCTTATAGATGCACAGGTGGGGCCGTGAGATTTTGATATGAAGGTGCGGGCAAAGAAGCACTTCTCATGATATCcgttgatggatgcacacaaccctaagaaaaagggtTAGCCGACTACCActataggccagtctgatgagccatcggtggtagctgCAGAGACAGTCGACATGCCATCTAATTCAATAGAGCCTCCAGCCATTGCAGCAGCTATGCCCCCACCTCCAGCCTCAGTGCCTCCAGCAGCCCCCATTACAggttccacctcggctttgaagccggtatCGATTCCCACTGCTCCACtatctgcgctgcgagtctcccagacactggcgagcctcaacaactagatgcacaTAGCTACTGCAAaactgtctgacatatccagtaatgttgcagcacagtcctccATTCTGGCACCCCAGATTCCCCCCACAGTTAAAGAAACTCTAAAGAAGATCTTGGAGAATCAGGACACAATCATGGCCACTTTGGTGCAGCATGGGTCAGTGATAGAAGAGCTGGGCAAGGAAGTGGAGAAGATGTGAAAGTCCCAGGCCTCCAAGAAgttagtggacaagctccggagacaggttaccaagcttgcagTAGCCGGAGACATTTCatttgacatgctgattgacccGCACCatccaggcccagatcctacagcaTATACAgtaccagctggccagtctaagGAGCCATACCTTGCTGTTGACACTGCCGAGGCAgtacgtcagatgttcaccaacccagtcacgcccggagttgatgatgatgagatctaATTGGATGAGACTGAGGTCGATGATGCTGCtgtggacacagagatggccaaggagccatagggagttttcttcactcttacccttcctttactcttattttgttaagcattggggactatgcttatttttattcgggtgtgtgtgtgtggagattatttgatatattttgatgattctgagataattggtttgtaataactgacaatattttcttctttttccttattctGTATTGGTTTATAATAACTGAtagtattttcttcttttttcttattctgtatatattctctcttttcctctctcattatgtatatatcttcttccattatgtatattcgttatgcttttgatagtttttgctttgtagcttctttacatgtattttcttattagttagtgtttaactaagcagtttttttttgaattagtagcttctctttgtgttttagtagataataagactttggttttcttaataccacggttctttccaaaggtagtttttgtgtgaaccggatgactcttcccaacgatggatggagtgacaaccttcttaagggactgagtccgttttggtgtttaggtaataatagtagtagtaatgaataaaagacctaattaagtcatgctcgaagagtcaaacatgcttcacttggtaccaacacacttagctacgtgcttatggttaaaaataagtttttcggaaataaatagctctagttagtgactttgtgactcttgtgttgacttaggcaaccatcgagtggtttaatcaaaccatagtgattttcaatcttgaatgtggtcgttgtgagccctcgactctattctctttaacaatttagttgtgtgagaggtgagatatttttgtTGCAAGTCTGAGTatccgtgcgaatggtctagaacttgctccgaatgtgtttcaaggcgaaatattaagttttgcttggcttgagaagtgattgtagactttccttgacccgcttgaattTTTCTattgcccaccaatgttgttatccctagtcaacccctttgagcctccatcctttctcatttgataaccatgttacaagcctttacccattttgtcgtgatcatctcttggcacccgagcttttctTAAAACTCTTGTGATACAATTGgataaaaacgtaagtttgggggagagacgaggtgCTTGAAGGAGgcatcaaggcacaaaaagagaaaagaaatgatgagaaggaaaggcaagaaaaagaaagaacaaaaagaaaaatgcaaaagaaagtgatgatacaaagcatggagaaatcaaatagggagaaaatgaatgtcatgatcaagaaagagtaatgttaagtctctctagttccccaaggaaaagaaagcgCCTCAAAGAATTAGCAAAGCAAAAGATGAGAACAaaaaaaaatggagtgcttaaggaaagatgaacccgctcTACCATAGTAtattcaaccttagtccaaagccttcattacattcagAAAAAaaccctacgtgatttcaagccgagtaagcttacattagtggtgatctacatgaggggaaagcctatggtacttaaagtcgtacctgcaacattctcttgagagagatgagtgaacctttcgcaaatatttttggattgagtgctaaaattcttaagtgagataggcaaacTGAGAGAAGAAAAGAAGGAGTTTGGGATctacaatgacctacatgaaagagctagcttccttgatgaataaagtcaactcttgatgctcaagtgtcacattagaactgtatgtgcataaaagtttaacttgtcgccttatTGATAATACATacgtagtgtgggtaattgttggtcccaattgatgtgtgaatgactcGCCTTTGATTGGCTGGAATggcccttaacttgtggaggtgggaattattttatttgcttgaggacaagcaaaaacttaaggtTGGGGTTGATAAGTGGgtttttgactacttattagtgccttttagcttttgttttagtctaaaagtattgaattgtgtttccgaaactgatgaaatgtgctaaattgcaggaatgttagaagatgaactcccgagatgaaatccgactcaaaaatgagtaatctaaactcaagacAATAAAAGGCATAGAAGTTTACAAAGTGCAAactgcagaattccatctgcggccgcagatgatgaagGAAAGCCCAACAGACTTttgtgcaaattgcggaccgcacaggaattgtgcggccgcaaaagctgggcTAGGAACAAAGTTTAGAAAATGCGCAAATTCCCAAGTTCCAAGTCCCTCAGaattgcagaccgcacatgaattgtgcggccgcaaaagaaatgccTTGCAGCCGCAGAAGTAAAGTCGCGGACCGCAGGAGACCAAGTTGCGGCCGCAGTtttaaatctgcggaccgcagaaagactgcctcgcggccgcagattagaattatgcggccgcagacctCCAGCTCCTGACAAGTTGAAGAaacatgcggaccgcacatagaattgtgcggccgcagaacctcccgagggcatttttgtccaaaattattagctttgtataaatagaagagtttcacgaaattaggaAAACTTTTGACATGAGCAACTACaatagccatttttctttgcttcttttagtagtttttcatattttgggatattttaa
The DNA window shown above is from Nicotiana tomentosiformis chromosome 8, ASM39032v3, whole genome shotgun sequence and carries:
- the LOC138897039 gene encoding uncharacterized protein, with translation MTWDQFTRIFLDRYIPPSQREELRVQFDQLQQGELSVTEYEERFSKLSRHALMIIPTDIKKVWRFVAGLHTGIQATMAREVEMRTSYELVVEITQRIKGVRQGSQEQATRDKRFRYSGEFRGAPA